In Papaver somniferum cultivar HN1 unplaced genomic scaffold, ASM357369v1 unplaced-scaffold_12, whole genome shotgun sequence, a single window of DNA contains:
- the LOC113330936 gene encoding disease resistance protein RGA2-like isoform X3 — translation MRKLKEVAYDADDVLDEFLYETMRRREMNIHKRGKVRDLISSANPLSFQFKMAHKIRDVNKTLDKIARDKVRFQLEPTSSIDFAHDQSSEQRNRLTSSFVDDSKIIGREDDKSKITKMLMMTDASSSVSSGSYSQQEKVSVISLLGMGGLGKTALAQLVFKDDSIEKHFEPRMWVCVSRDFDVYKILTNIIESITKRKCDDASNVEVLVSQVHENLSGKKYLLVLDDLWNENAEDWEKLKDLLVVGAQGSKILVTTRSHKVASVVMGIIPPYELSFLNPGECWSIIKSRAFSPGGASETQNMSDIGKQIAKKSAGLPLVAKFLGSLMHSKKSEDDWSSIRDNDSLNDILNANKNHSNVIQVLKLSYDNLPSHLKQCFTYCSMFPKDWEINRETLIRLWMAEGFLQSSVNSRGGKKSAEDIGNDYFESLLWNSFFQDVKGNELGDIKTCKMHDLVHDLALSVVDSREIITVNATEADVSEVRRLQLVSNEATSEMLAKALSSSNKLRTIFALNSKGDFKIKDFVTSKCLRVLCLIGLYTLEIPSSVAAFKHLRYLDLSGSTIGEGYDGYVNCLYNLETLVLRKCISVWKVLKDIGSLKNLRHIYLSHSDIKVLPDSVVSLSNLQTLDLSECLSFESLPINIGSLQNLRYLNIRDSLITKLPESITSISSLSEVYFTYCKLLEALPSDFGALTRLRALYLVGTGVKLLPESCVTKLCHLEAVDLGWNCELPKEVKNWPKLRSLEYNRNKDETPRGIDRLTCLESLRYMVRKEDVLKPDDSGIEELGDLSALQELHIRNLENVKGRVDAERANLKKKKNVHHLKLFWSLIREPGCPSEDGDDERSNSRSVSDSMVLEGLQPHPNLKELQLFGFYGSWLPKWMGGGIKSCIPNLVELYFYECGNCNQLPALGLLPCLKVLWMSGMKTVKRLGNEFYFEEMGGEDGSSYTMKKANPTTVISFPSLTKLRIQSMNNLEEWISPPPPCKPFPCLEELSIGYCKRLKTTPSHFPSLKELELEGISDKNLISMANRGLTSFRSLTIRNSPELIIFPQSLLLHNYHLQSLAILCCDKFQGFHLNEAEALSCPEGNYTSNIRFLELFACPAVTFLPILKFWTSIRKISLKDSGRVNGVFKIDPPQGQ, via the exons ATGAG GAAACTGAAAGAGGTTGCTTATGACGCGGATGACGTGCTGGATGAGTTCTTGTACGAAACCATGCGTCGAAGGGAAATGAATATCCACAAGAGAGGCAAGGTACGAGATCTCATTTCATCCGCAAACCCACTCTCATTTCAATTTAAGATGGCTCACAAAATTAGAGATGTCAACAAAACCTTAGATAAAATTGCTCGTGATAAGGTTAGGTTTCAATTGGAACCTACTAGCAGCATTGATTTTGCTCATGATCAAAGTAGTGAGCAGCGGAACCGGCTAACTTCATCTTTTGTAGATGACTCAAAAATTATAGGAAGAGAAGATGATAAATCAAAGATTACAAAGATGTTAATGATGACTGATGCGTCTTCATCAGTATCATCTGGAAGTTATAGTCAACAAGAAAAAGTCTCCGTCATATCCTTACTGGGTATGGGGGGACTTGGGAAAACTGCACTAGCACAATTGGTCTTCAAAGATGACTCAATTGAGAAACACTTTGAACCAAGAATGTGGGTCTGTGTGTCTCGTGATTTTGATGTCTATAAAATCTTAACAAATATAATCGAGTCAATTACTAAAAGAAAATGTGATGATGCATCAAATGTTGAGGTCTTAGTTAGTCAAGTTCATGAAAATCTGAGTGGGAAAAAGTATTTGTTAGTGTTAGACGACCTGTGGAATGAGAATGCTGAGGACTGGGAGAAACTTAAAGATTTACTCGTCGTGGGTGCTCAAGGGAGCAAAATTTTAGTCACTACACGTAGCCACAAAGTTGCATCTGTTGTTATGGGTATAATTCCACCTTATGAATTAAGTTTCTTAAACCCTGGTGAATGTTGGTCCATTATCAAGAGCAGAGCATTTTCTCCTGGTGGAGCATCTGAAACCCAAAACATGAGCGATATAGGAAAGCAGATAGCGAAAAAATCTGCTGGTTTGCCCCTTGTGGCCAAATTTCTAGGAAGTCTTATGCATTCAAAGAAGTCTGAGGATGATTGGTCGTCTATAAGAGACAACGACAGTCTCAATGATATTCTGAATGCAAATAAAAACCACAGCAACGTCATTCAAGTTTTGAAGTTAAGTTACGATAATCTGCCATCTCATCTAAAACAATGTTTCACTTACTGTTCAATGTTTCCCAAAGATTGGGAGATTAATAGAGAAACTTTGATTAGATTATGGATGGCTGAAGGGTTTCTTCAATCATCTGTAAATTCTAGAGGGGGGAAAAAATCAGCTGAAGATATTGGAAACGATTATTTTGAGAGTTTGTTATGGAACTCATTCTTTCAAGATGTAAAAGGTAATGAGTTAGGTGACATTAAGACATGCAAGATGCACGATCTAGTACATGATTTAGCACTGTCTGTCGTTGACAGTCGTGAAATCATAACTGTGAATGCAACTGAAGCAGATGTTTCTGAAGTTCGTCGTTTGCAGCTAGTTTCCAATGAAGCAACATCAGAAATGCTTGCAAAAGCATTGAGCAGCTCAAACAAATTGCGAACAATTTTTGCACTTAACTCAAAAGGTGATTTTAAGATTAAGGATTTCGTTACCAGTAAGTGTCTGCGAGTACTATGTTTGATAGGTTTGTACACTCTAGAAATTCCATCTTCAGTTGCGGCGTTTAAACATTTGAGGTACCTCGACCTCTCAGGATCTACTATTGGCGAAGGATATGATGGTTACGTCAATTGTCTTTACAATCTAGAGACATTAGTACTGCGTAAATGCATTAGCGTTTGGAAGGTTCTCAAAGATATTGGCTCTTTGAAAAATTTAAGGCACATCtatctttctcattctgataTTAAAGTGCTACCTGATTCCGTGGTTAGCTTAAGTAATTTACAGACACTGGATCTCAGTGAATGCCTTAGTTTTGAATCGTTGCCCATAAATATAGGGTCGCTACAAAATCTAAGGTACCTTAATATTAGAGATTCGTTGATCACAAAACTACCAGAGTCAATCACTAGTATCAGCAGTTTATCTGAAGTGTATTTCACTTATTGTAAACTCTTAGAAGCTTTACCTAGTGACTTTGGAGCATTGACACGATTGAGGGCGCTTTACCTTGTGGGGACTGGTGTGAAATTATTGCCCGAATCTTGCGTTACGAAACTCTGCCATTTAGAGGCAGTGGATCTAGGATGGAACTGTGAGCTTCCAAAAGAAGTTAAGAACTGGCCGAAGTTAAGAAGTCTTGAGTACAATAGAAACAAGGATGAAACGCCTAGGGGTATAGATAGGCTGACTTGCCTTGAATCCTTAAGGTATATGGTGCGGAAAGAAGATGTTCTCAAACCTGATGATAGTGGTATTGAAGAGCTAGGAGACCTAAGTGCACTTCAGGAGTTACATATCCGGAATCTCGAGAATGTGAAAGGTCGGGTAGACGCGGAAAGAGCAaacttaaagaagaaaaaaaatgttcacCATTTGAAGCTATTTTGGTCATTAATTCGAGAACCTGGTTGTCCCTCTGAAGATGGCGATGATGAGCGAAGTAACAGCAGAAGTGTCAGCGATAGCATGGTTTTGGAAGGTCTCCAACCTCACCCTAATCTGAAAGAATTGCAATTGTTTGGATTTTACGGTTCATGGCTTCCAAAGTGGATGGGTGGTGGTATTAAATCTTGCATTCCGAATCTGGTGGAATTGTACTTTTATGAATGTGGAAACTGTAATCAACTTCCAGCGCTCGGTCTGCTCCCGTGTCTTAAGGTTCTTTGGATGAGTGGAATGAAAACTGTGAAGCGTTTAGGTAATGAGTTTTATTTCGAAGAAATGGGAGGTGAAGATGGAAGCAGTTACACGATGAAGAAAGCAAACCCAACTACGGTTATATCATTCCCTTCGTTGACCAAGCTGCGCATTCAAAGCATGAATAATTTAGAGGAGTGGATTTCTCCTCCTCCGCCTTGTAAACCTTTTCCTTGCCTTGAGGAGCTGAGTATTGGTTACTGCAAAAGATTAAAAACCACGCCTAGCCATTTTCCTTCCCTGAAGGAGTTGGAATTAGAGGGCATCAGCGACAAGAATTTAATCTCAATGGCCAATAGAGGCCTGACCTCTTTCAGATCTCTTACTATAAGGAATTCTCCAGAGCTTATAATTTTCCCGCAAAGCCTACTCCTTCACAATTATCATCTTCAGTCTCTAGCAATCTTGTGCTGCGATAAGTttcaaggttttcatctaaatgaGGCTGAAGCGTTATCATGCCCTGAAGGCAACTATACCAGCAACATCCGCTTTTTGGAGTTATTTGCATGCCCTGCTGTAACATTTCTGCCGATCTTAAAATTCTGGACTTCTATCCGGAAAATAAGTCTTAAAGATTCGGGAAGAGTCAACGGAGTGTTTAAAATTGATCCACCACAAGGACAATGA
- the LOC113330936 gene encoding disease resistance protein RGA2-like isoform X2, producing the protein MSVILKKLSSVVAQEISSAWGVKDDLKKLKETLDMIVAVTSDAENKQINDAAVRLWLRKLKEVAYDADDVLDEFLYETMRRREMNIHKRGKVRDLISSANPLSFQFKMAHKIRDVNKTLDKIARDKVRFQLEPTSSIDFAHDQSSEQRNRLTSSFVDDSKIIGREDDKSKITKMLMMTDASSSVSSGSYSQQEKVSVISLLGMGGLGKTALAQLVFKDDSIEKHFEPRMWVCVSRDFDVYKILTNIIESITKRKCDDASNVEVLVSQVHENLSGKKYLLVLDDLWNENAEDWEKLKDLLVVGAQGSKILVTTRSHKVASVVMGIIPPYELSFLNPGECWSIIKSRAFSPGGASETQNMSDIGKQIAKKSAGLPLVAKFLGSLMHSKKSEDDWSSIRDNDSLNDILNANKNHSNVIQVLKLSYDNLPSHLKQCFTYCSMFPKDWEINRETLIRLWMAEGFLQSSVNSRGGKKSAEDIGNDYFESLLWNSFFQDVKGNELGDIKTCKMHDLVHDLALSVVDSREIITVNATEADVSEVRRLQLVSNEATSEMLAKALSSSNKLRTIFALNSKGDFKIKDFVTSKCLRVLCLIGLYTLEIPSSVAAFKHLRYLDLSGSTIGEGYDGYVNCLYNLETLVLRKCISVWKVLKDIGSLKNLRHIYLSHSDIKVLPDSVVSLSNLQTLDLSECLSFESLPINIGSLQNLRYLNIRDSLITKLPESITSISSLSEVYFTYCKLLEALPSDFGALTRLRALYLVGTGVKLLPESCVTKLCHLEAVDLGWNCELPKEVKNWPKLRSLEYNRNKDETPRGIDRLTCLESLRYMVRKEDVLKPDDSGIEELGDLSALQELHIRNLENVKGRVDAERANLKKKKNVHHLKLFWSLIREPGCPSEDGDDERSNSRSVSDSMVLEGLQPHPNLKELQLFGFYGSWLPKWMGGGIKSCIPNLVELYFYECGNCNQLPALGLLPCLKVLWMSGMKTVKRLGNEFYFEEMGGEDGSSYTMKKANPTTVISFPSLTKLRIQSMNNLEEWISPPPPCKPFPCLEELSIGYCKRLKTTPSHFPSLKELELEGISDKNLISMANRGLTSFRSLTIRNSPELIIFPQSLLLHNYHLQSLAILCCDKFQGFHLNEAEALSCPEGNYTSNIRFLELFACPAVTFLPILKFWTSIRKISLKDSGRVNGVFKIDPPQGQ; encoded by the exons ATGAG TGTGATATTGAAGAAGCTGAGTTCTGTTGTTGCTCAAGAAATTAGTTCAGCTTGGGGTGTTAAGGATGACTTGAAAAAACTTAAGGAAACCTTGGACATGATTGTGGCTGTGACATCTGATGCTGAGAATAAGCAGATTAATGACGCTGCTGTGCGACTTTGGCTCAGGAAACTGAAAGAGGTTGCTTATGACGCGGATGACGTGCTGGATGAGTTCTTGTACGAAACCATGCGTCGAAGGGAAATGAATATCCACAAGAGAGGCAAGGTACGAGATCTCATTTCATCCGCAAACCCACTCTCATTTCAATTTAAGATGGCTCACAAAATTAGAGATGTCAACAAAACCTTAGATAAAATTGCTCGTGATAAGGTTAGGTTTCAATTGGAACCTACTAGCAGCATTGATTTTGCTCATGATCAAAGTAGTGAGCAGCGGAACCGGCTAACTTCATCTTTTGTAGATGACTCAAAAATTATAGGAAGAGAAGATGATAAATCAAAGATTACAAAGATGTTAATGATGACTGATGCGTCTTCATCAGTATCATCTGGAAGTTATAGTCAACAAGAAAAAGTCTCCGTCATATCCTTACTGGGTATGGGGGGACTTGGGAAAACTGCACTAGCACAATTGGTCTTCAAAGATGACTCAATTGAGAAACACTTTGAACCAAGAATGTGGGTCTGTGTGTCTCGTGATTTTGATGTCTATAAAATCTTAACAAATATAATCGAGTCAATTACTAAAAGAAAATGTGATGATGCATCAAATGTTGAGGTCTTAGTTAGTCAAGTTCATGAAAATCTGAGTGGGAAAAAGTATTTGTTAGTGTTAGACGACCTGTGGAATGAGAATGCTGAGGACTGGGAGAAACTTAAAGATTTACTCGTCGTGGGTGCTCAAGGGAGCAAAATTTTAGTCACTACACGTAGCCACAAAGTTGCATCTGTTGTTATGGGTATAATTCCACCTTATGAATTAAGTTTCTTAAACCCTGGTGAATGTTGGTCCATTATCAAGAGCAGAGCATTTTCTCCTGGTGGAGCATCTGAAACCCAAAACATGAGCGATATAGGAAAGCAGATAGCGAAAAAATCTGCTGGTTTGCCCCTTGTGGCCAAATTTCTAGGAAGTCTTATGCATTCAAAGAAGTCTGAGGATGATTGGTCGTCTATAAGAGACAACGACAGTCTCAATGATATTCTGAATGCAAATAAAAACCACAGCAACGTCATTCAAGTTTTGAAGTTAAGTTACGATAATCTGCCATCTCATCTAAAACAATGTTTCACTTACTGTTCAATGTTTCCCAAAGATTGGGAGATTAATAGAGAAACTTTGATTAGATTATGGATGGCTGAAGGGTTTCTTCAATCATCTGTAAATTCTAGAGGGGGGAAAAAATCAGCTGAAGATATTGGAAACGATTATTTTGAGAGTTTGTTATGGAACTCATTCTTTCAAGATGTAAAAGGTAATGAGTTAGGTGACATTAAGACATGCAAGATGCACGATCTAGTACATGATTTAGCACTGTCTGTCGTTGACAGTCGTGAAATCATAACTGTGAATGCAACTGAAGCAGATGTTTCTGAAGTTCGTCGTTTGCAGCTAGTTTCCAATGAAGCAACATCAGAAATGCTTGCAAAAGCATTGAGCAGCTCAAACAAATTGCGAACAATTTTTGCACTTAACTCAAAAGGTGATTTTAAGATTAAGGATTTCGTTACCAGTAAGTGTCTGCGAGTACTATGTTTGATAGGTTTGTACACTCTAGAAATTCCATCTTCAGTTGCGGCGTTTAAACATTTGAGGTACCTCGACCTCTCAGGATCTACTATTGGCGAAGGATATGATGGTTACGTCAATTGTCTTTACAATCTAGAGACATTAGTACTGCGTAAATGCATTAGCGTTTGGAAGGTTCTCAAAGATATTGGCTCTTTGAAAAATTTAAGGCACATCtatctttctcattctgataTTAAAGTGCTACCTGATTCCGTGGTTAGCTTAAGTAATTTACAGACACTGGATCTCAGTGAATGCCTTAGTTTTGAATCGTTGCCCATAAATATAGGGTCGCTACAAAATCTAAGGTACCTTAATATTAGAGATTCGTTGATCACAAAACTACCAGAGTCAATCACTAGTATCAGCAGTTTATCTGAAGTGTATTTCACTTATTGTAAACTCTTAGAAGCTTTACCTAGTGACTTTGGAGCATTGACACGATTGAGGGCGCTTTACCTTGTGGGGACTGGTGTGAAATTATTGCCCGAATCTTGCGTTACGAAACTCTGCCATTTAGAGGCAGTGGATCTAGGATGGAACTGTGAGCTTCCAAAAGAAGTTAAGAACTGGCCGAAGTTAAGAAGTCTTGAGTACAATAGAAACAAGGATGAAACGCCTAGGGGTATAGATAGGCTGACTTGCCTTGAATCCTTAAGGTATATGGTGCGGAAAGAAGATGTTCTCAAACCTGATGATAGTGGTATTGAAGAGCTAGGAGACCTAAGTGCACTTCAGGAGTTACATATCCGGAATCTCGAGAATGTGAAAGGTCGGGTAGACGCGGAAAGAGCAaacttaaagaagaaaaaaaatgttcacCATTTGAAGCTATTTTGGTCATTAATTCGAGAACCTGGTTGTCCCTCTGAAGATGGCGATGATGAGCGAAGTAACAGCAGAAGTGTCAGCGATAGCATGGTTTTGGAAGGTCTCCAACCTCACCCTAATCTGAAAGAATTGCAATTGTTTGGATTTTACGGTTCATGGCTTCCAAAGTGGATGGGTGGTGGTATTAAATCTTGCATTCCGAATCTGGTGGAATTGTACTTTTATGAATGTGGAAACTGTAATCAACTTCCAGCGCTCGGTCTGCTCCCGTGTCTTAAGGTTCTTTGGATGAGTGGAATGAAAACTGTGAAGCGTTTAGGTAATGAGTTTTATTTCGAAGAAATGGGAGGTGAAGATGGAAGCAGTTACACGATGAAGAAAGCAAACCCAACTACGGTTATATCATTCCCTTCGTTGACCAAGCTGCGCATTCAAAGCATGAATAATTTAGAGGAGTGGATTTCTCCTCCTCCGCCTTGTAAACCTTTTCCTTGCCTTGAGGAGCTGAGTATTGGTTACTGCAAAAGATTAAAAACCACGCCTAGCCATTTTCCTTCCCTGAAGGAGTTGGAATTAGAGGGCATCAGCGACAAGAATTTAATCTCAATGGCCAATAGAGGCCTGACCTCTTTCAGATCTCTTACTATAAGGAATTCTCCAGAGCTTATAATTTTCCCGCAAAGCCTACTCCTTCACAATTATCATCTTCAGTCTCTAGCAATCTTGTGCTGCGATAAGTttcaaggttttcatctaaatgaGGCTGAAGCGTTATCATGCCCTGAAGGCAACTATACCAGCAACATCCGCTTTTTGGAGTTATTTGCATGCCCTGCTGTAACATTTCTGCCGATCTTAAAATTCTGGACTTCTATCCGGAAAATAAGTCTTAAAGATTCGGGAAGAGTCAACGGAGTGTTTAAAATTGATCCACCACAAGGACAATGA
- the LOC113330936 gene encoding disease resistance protein RGA2-like isoform X1 gives MAPEFGASVILKKLSSVVAQEISSAWGVKDDLKKLKETLDMIVAVTSDAENKQINDAAVRLWLRKLKEVAYDADDVLDEFLYETMRRREMNIHKRGKVRDLISSANPLSFQFKMAHKIRDVNKTLDKIARDKVRFQLEPTSSIDFAHDQSSEQRNRLTSSFVDDSKIIGREDDKSKITKMLMMTDASSSVSSGSYSQQEKVSVISLLGMGGLGKTALAQLVFKDDSIEKHFEPRMWVCVSRDFDVYKILTNIIESITKRKCDDASNVEVLVSQVHENLSGKKYLLVLDDLWNENAEDWEKLKDLLVVGAQGSKILVTTRSHKVASVVMGIIPPYELSFLNPGECWSIIKSRAFSPGGASETQNMSDIGKQIAKKSAGLPLVAKFLGSLMHSKKSEDDWSSIRDNDSLNDILNANKNHSNVIQVLKLSYDNLPSHLKQCFTYCSMFPKDWEINRETLIRLWMAEGFLQSSVNSRGGKKSAEDIGNDYFESLLWNSFFQDVKGNELGDIKTCKMHDLVHDLALSVVDSREIITVNATEADVSEVRRLQLVSNEATSEMLAKALSSSNKLRTIFALNSKGDFKIKDFVTSKCLRVLCLIGLYTLEIPSSVAAFKHLRYLDLSGSTIGEGYDGYVNCLYNLETLVLRKCISVWKVLKDIGSLKNLRHIYLSHSDIKVLPDSVVSLSNLQTLDLSECLSFESLPINIGSLQNLRYLNIRDSLITKLPESITSISSLSEVYFTYCKLLEALPSDFGALTRLRALYLVGTGVKLLPESCVTKLCHLEAVDLGWNCELPKEVKNWPKLRSLEYNRNKDETPRGIDRLTCLESLRYMVRKEDVLKPDDSGIEELGDLSALQELHIRNLENVKGRVDAERANLKKKKNVHHLKLFWSLIREPGCPSEDGDDERSNSRSVSDSMVLEGLQPHPNLKELQLFGFYGSWLPKWMGGGIKSCIPNLVELYFYECGNCNQLPALGLLPCLKVLWMSGMKTVKRLGNEFYFEEMGGEDGSSYTMKKANPTTVISFPSLTKLRIQSMNNLEEWISPPPPCKPFPCLEELSIGYCKRLKTTPSHFPSLKELELEGISDKNLISMANRGLTSFRSLTIRNSPELIIFPQSLLLHNYHLQSLAILCCDKFQGFHLNEAEALSCPEGNYTSNIRFLELFACPAVTFLPILKFWTSIRKISLKDSGRVNGVFKIDPPQGQ, from the coding sequence ATGGCGCCTGAATTTGGTGCAAGTGTGATATTGAAGAAGCTGAGTTCTGTTGTTGCTCAAGAAATTAGTTCAGCTTGGGGTGTTAAGGATGACTTGAAAAAACTTAAGGAAACCTTGGACATGATTGTGGCTGTGACATCTGATGCTGAGAATAAGCAGATTAATGACGCTGCTGTGCGACTTTGGCTCAGGAAACTGAAAGAGGTTGCTTATGACGCGGATGACGTGCTGGATGAGTTCTTGTACGAAACCATGCGTCGAAGGGAAATGAATATCCACAAGAGAGGCAAGGTACGAGATCTCATTTCATCCGCAAACCCACTCTCATTTCAATTTAAGATGGCTCACAAAATTAGAGATGTCAACAAAACCTTAGATAAAATTGCTCGTGATAAGGTTAGGTTTCAATTGGAACCTACTAGCAGCATTGATTTTGCTCATGATCAAAGTAGTGAGCAGCGGAACCGGCTAACTTCATCTTTTGTAGATGACTCAAAAATTATAGGAAGAGAAGATGATAAATCAAAGATTACAAAGATGTTAATGATGACTGATGCGTCTTCATCAGTATCATCTGGAAGTTATAGTCAACAAGAAAAAGTCTCCGTCATATCCTTACTGGGTATGGGGGGACTTGGGAAAACTGCACTAGCACAATTGGTCTTCAAAGATGACTCAATTGAGAAACACTTTGAACCAAGAATGTGGGTCTGTGTGTCTCGTGATTTTGATGTCTATAAAATCTTAACAAATATAATCGAGTCAATTACTAAAAGAAAATGTGATGATGCATCAAATGTTGAGGTCTTAGTTAGTCAAGTTCATGAAAATCTGAGTGGGAAAAAGTATTTGTTAGTGTTAGACGACCTGTGGAATGAGAATGCTGAGGACTGGGAGAAACTTAAAGATTTACTCGTCGTGGGTGCTCAAGGGAGCAAAATTTTAGTCACTACACGTAGCCACAAAGTTGCATCTGTTGTTATGGGTATAATTCCACCTTATGAATTAAGTTTCTTAAACCCTGGTGAATGTTGGTCCATTATCAAGAGCAGAGCATTTTCTCCTGGTGGAGCATCTGAAACCCAAAACATGAGCGATATAGGAAAGCAGATAGCGAAAAAATCTGCTGGTTTGCCCCTTGTGGCCAAATTTCTAGGAAGTCTTATGCATTCAAAGAAGTCTGAGGATGATTGGTCGTCTATAAGAGACAACGACAGTCTCAATGATATTCTGAATGCAAATAAAAACCACAGCAACGTCATTCAAGTTTTGAAGTTAAGTTACGATAATCTGCCATCTCATCTAAAACAATGTTTCACTTACTGTTCAATGTTTCCCAAAGATTGGGAGATTAATAGAGAAACTTTGATTAGATTATGGATGGCTGAAGGGTTTCTTCAATCATCTGTAAATTCTAGAGGGGGGAAAAAATCAGCTGAAGATATTGGAAACGATTATTTTGAGAGTTTGTTATGGAACTCATTCTTTCAAGATGTAAAAGGTAATGAGTTAGGTGACATTAAGACATGCAAGATGCACGATCTAGTACATGATTTAGCACTGTCTGTCGTTGACAGTCGTGAAATCATAACTGTGAATGCAACTGAAGCAGATGTTTCTGAAGTTCGTCGTTTGCAGCTAGTTTCCAATGAAGCAACATCAGAAATGCTTGCAAAAGCATTGAGCAGCTCAAACAAATTGCGAACAATTTTTGCACTTAACTCAAAAGGTGATTTTAAGATTAAGGATTTCGTTACCAGTAAGTGTCTGCGAGTACTATGTTTGATAGGTTTGTACACTCTAGAAATTCCATCTTCAGTTGCGGCGTTTAAACATTTGAGGTACCTCGACCTCTCAGGATCTACTATTGGCGAAGGATATGATGGTTACGTCAATTGTCTTTACAATCTAGAGACATTAGTACTGCGTAAATGCATTAGCGTTTGGAAGGTTCTCAAAGATATTGGCTCTTTGAAAAATTTAAGGCACATCtatctttctcattctgataTTAAAGTGCTACCTGATTCCGTGGTTAGCTTAAGTAATTTACAGACACTGGATCTCAGTGAATGCCTTAGTTTTGAATCGTTGCCCATAAATATAGGGTCGCTACAAAATCTAAGGTACCTTAATATTAGAGATTCGTTGATCACAAAACTACCAGAGTCAATCACTAGTATCAGCAGTTTATCTGAAGTGTATTTCACTTATTGTAAACTCTTAGAAGCTTTACCTAGTGACTTTGGAGCATTGACACGATTGAGGGCGCTTTACCTTGTGGGGACTGGTGTGAAATTATTGCCCGAATCTTGCGTTACGAAACTCTGCCATTTAGAGGCAGTGGATCTAGGATGGAACTGTGAGCTTCCAAAAGAAGTTAAGAACTGGCCGAAGTTAAGAAGTCTTGAGTACAATAGAAACAAGGATGAAACGCCTAGGGGTATAGATAGGCTGACTTGCCTTGAATCCTTAAGGTATATGGTGCGGAAAGAAGATGTTCTCAAACCTGATGATAGTGGTATTGAAGAGCTAGGAGACCTAAGTGCACTTCAGGAGTTACATATCCGGAATCTCGAGAATGTGAAAGGTCGGGTAGACGCGGAAAGAGCAaacttaaagaagaaaaaaaatgttcacCATTTGAAGCTATTTTGGTCATTAATTCGAGAACCTGGTTGTCCCTCTGAAGATGGCGATGATGAGCGAAGTAACAGCAGAAGTGTCAGCGATAGCATGGTTTTGGAAGGTCTCCAACCTCACCCTAATCTGAAAGAATTGCAATTGTTTGGATTTTACGGTTCATGGCTTCCAAAGTGGATGGGTGGTGGTATTAAATCTTGCATTCCGAATCTGGTGGAATTGTACTTTTATGAATGTGGAAACTGTAATCAACTTCCAGCGCTCGGTCTGCTCCCGTGTCTTAAGGTTCTTTGGATGAGTGGAATGAAAACTGTGAAGCGTTTAGGTAATGAGTTTTATTTCGAAGAAATGGGAGGTGAAGATGGAAGCAGTTACACGATGAAGAAAGCAAACCCAACTACGGTTATATCATTCCCTTCGTTGACCAAGCTGCGCATTCAAAGCATGAATAATTTAGAGGAGTGGATTTCTCCTCCTCCGCCTTGTAAACCTTTTCCTTGCCTTGAGGAGCTGAGTATTGGTTACTGCAAAAGATTAAAAACCACGCCTAGCCATTTTCCTTCCCTGAAGGAGTTGGAATTAGAGGGCATCAGCGACAAGAATTTAATCTCAATGGCCAATAGAGGCCTGACCTCTTTCAGATCTCTTACTATAAGGAATTCTCCAGAGCTTATAATTTTCCCGCAAAGCCTACTCCTTCACAATTATCATCTTCAGTCTCTAGCAATCTTGTGCTGCGATAAGTttcaaggttttcatctaaatgaGGCTGAAGCGTTATCATGCCCTGAAGGCAACTATACCAGCAACATCCGCTTTTTGGAGTTATTTGCATGCCCTGCTGTAACATTTCTGCCGATCTTAAAATTCTGGACTTCTATCCGGAAAATAAGTCTTAAAGATTCGGGAAGAGTCAACGGAGTGTTTAAAATTGATCCACCACAAGGACAATGA